The following proteins are co-located in the Dromiciops gliroides isolate mDroGli1 chromosome 2, mDroGli1.pri, whole genome shotgun sequence genome:
- the AEN gene encoding apoptosis-enhancing nuclease gives MLSRSGPQPGREMTTHVPLTEPSGMLPRESSKYFQCSSTALTNSSGKDMPRWWHKRKSRRHQRFMVHKALLEKRGVLSTPQESEGTLQLARSEVLENTGATKCSTHQATFESPGTQPRKKPLQKIETSKVTTSGHAMPNKCVAIDCEMVGTGPGGRVSELARCSVVSYHGDVLYDKYIRPETPIVDYRTRWSGITRQHMQNAIPFRVAQKEILKLLKGKLVVGHALHNDFRALKYFHPRRQTRDTLSVPSLINQTGFPIRAQSSSLKNLALQLLNKRIQVGQHGHSSVEDAITAMELYRLVEVQWEQKEASSHPSNCEDSPQDSGTDIEHYMEDQFWLEDQTEGCK, from the exons ATGCTGAGCAGAAGTGGGCCACAGCCTGGGAGAGAGATGACCACCCACGTTCCCCTCACTGAGCCGTCAGGAATGTTGCCAAGAGAGAGCTCCAAGTACTTTCAGTGCTCAAGCACAGCTTTGACCAACTCCAGTGGTAAGGATATGCCTCGGTGGTGGCACAAGAGGAAGAGTCGGCGGCACCAAAGGTTCATGGTACACAAGGCCCTTCTAGAGAAGCGAGGGGTGCTGAGTACACCTCAGGAGTCAGAGGGCACCCTCCAGTTGGCCAGATCAGAGGTTCTGGAGAACACAGGGGCCACCAAGTGTAGTACACATCAGGCTACATTTGAATCCCCTGGTACCCAGCCTAGAAAAAAGCCTCTTCAGAAGATTGAAACCAGCAAGGTCACGACCTCTGGCCATGCTATGCCCAACAAGTGTGTGGCCATTGACTGTGAGATGGTGGGCACTGGCCCTGGTGGGCGGGTGAGTGAGCTGGCCCGGTGCTCAGTAGTGAGTTACCATGGGGACGTTCTATATGACAAATACATCCGGCCTGAGACCCCCATTGTGGACTATCGCACCCGCTGGAGTGGCATCACCCGACAGCATATGCAGAATGCTATCCCCTTCAGAGTGGCACAGAAGGAG ATCCTTAAGCTGCTGAAGGGCAAGTTGGTGGTGGGCCACGCACTCCATAATGACTTCCGGGCCCTCAAATACTTCCATCCCCGGAGACAAACTCGGGACACCCTTTCTGTCCCTAGCCTAATCAACCAAACGGGTTTCCCTATCCGAGCCCAATCCTCTTCTCTCAAGAACCTGGCCCTGCAGCTGCTGAACAAAAGAATCCAG GTGGGCCAGCACGGGCATTCGTCTGTGGAAGACGCCATCACTGCCATGGAGCTCTACCGGCTGGTCGAGGTGCAGTGGGAGCAGAAGGAGGCCAGCAGCCACCCCTCCAACTGTGAGGACAGCCCTCAGGATAGTGGCACAGACATCGAGCACTACATGGAAGACCAGTTCTGGCTAGAAGATCAGACTGAAGGCTGTAAATGA